Proteins encoded together in one Pseudomonas sp. Seg1 window:
- a CDS encoding Com family DNA-binding transcriptional regulator, which translates to MQDIRCGQCHRKLATARGFTDLQIKCPRCRTLNHLKAPSLLSECPEHLPTRAQTCPSPPSEACSQA; encoded by the coding sequence ATGCAAGACATTCGCTGTGGCCAGTGCCACCGCAAACTCGCCACCGCGCGAGGCTTCACCGACCTACAAATCAAGTGCCCGCGCTGCCGGACACTCAACCACCTGAAGGCCCCGAGCCTCCTATCCGAATGCCCTGAGCATCTGCCCACACGAGCGCAGACATGCCCCAGCCCACCATCGGAAGCCTGTTCGCAGGCATAG
- a CDS encoding glycine-rich domain-containing protein, with the protein MADLPEANQWTPGVYQIETSDPVVGGPDGVTNLPIKQLTNRTLWLKEKIESLKTITDKVIQATERAAGIARIASQNAVKAGTETNTTVTPKTLASLYPFRGRAVFFTPGTHVWDVPSGVTQAWVVVIGGGGGGARSKTLPGPSGGSGAGVARKLVDLRGIASVTITVGAGGKGASDIDTKGGDGGTTLFGTFVYATAGRGGMLDGQAPHGGTGYGGNENDCIGVAGHPVGNASNTGFLGGAGGGGESGASSDDTRKPITPGHGGGGRTSSAAPDGADGRVTIQW; encoded by the coding sequence ATGGCCGACCTACCCGAAGCCAATCAATGGACGCCCGGCGTCTACCAGATCGAAACCTCCGACCCCGTCGTCGGCGGCCCGGACGGCGTCACCAACCTCCCAATAAAACAACTGACCAACCGCACGCTGTGGCTCAAAGAAAAAATCGAATCACTGAAAACCATCACCGACAAAGTGATCCAGGCCACCGAGCGAGCCGCCGGCATTGCGCGCATCGCCTCACAAAACGCCGTCAAAGCCGGAACAGAGACCAATACAACTGTGACGCCCAAAACGCTCGCCAGTCTTTACCCGTTCCGTGGGCGCGCCGTTTTTTTTACCCCCGGCACCCACGTCTGGGACGTGCCTTCGGGCGTCACTCAAGCATGGGTCGTCGTCATTGGCGGTGGCGGCGGTGGCGCTCGGTCCAAAACATTACCCGGACCCTCAGGTGGGTCGGGCGCTGGCGTCGCTAGAAAGCTCGTCGACTTACGCGGCATTGCCTCGGTAACCATCACTGTAGGCGCGGGCGGTAAGGGGGCGTCCGATATCGACACCAAAGGAGGAGACGGCGGCACGACTCTTTTCGGAACGTTTGTCTACGCGACCGCTGGAAGGGGCGGAATGCTCGATGGTCAAGCGCCACATGGGGGCACCGGCTACGGGGGAAATGAAAACGATTGCATCGGCGTCGCGGGTCACCCTGTCGGCAACGCTTCAAACACCGGTTTTCTAGGAGGTGCCGGCGGGGGCGGCGAGTCAGGAGCCTCTTCGGACGATACCCGCAAACCCATTACGCCAGGACACGGAGGTGGCGGCCGCACCTCCAGCGCAGCACCGGATGGCGCTGACGGACGGGTAACCATTCAATGGTGA
- a CDS encoding phage tail protein I: MADSLLPPALAGDERFTLLSELLDQSLAKLDINTMLVYLIDLVQPKLLPHLADQFSLLDEAAWQLAESEHAKRNLIKNAIELHRFKGTPWAIREVIRLLGFGEVSLQEGPATQPDIEQSKKPIWPLYRVILKRPVTNDQAVLLRRVLLSVAPARCRLVSLDYQSVAIRYNAVARYDGQYNHGSS, encoded by the coding sequence ATGGCTGACTCATTGCTGCCCCCCGCATTGGCCGGCGATGAACGTTTCACACTGCTGAGCGAACTGCTCGACCAATCATTGGCCAAGCTCGACATCAATACCATGCTGGTCTACCTGATCGACTTGGTGCAGCCCAAATTACTGCCACACTTGGCCGACCAATTCTCATTGCTCGACGAAGCCGCCTGGCAACTCGCCGAGTCCGAACACGCCAAACGCAACCTCATCAAAAACGCCATCGAACTGCACCGATTCAAGGGCACTCCTTGGGCGATTCGAGAAGTCATCCGCCTACTGGGTTTTGGTGAGGTCAGTCTTCAAGAGGGGCCTGCAACACAGCCCGATATTGAACAGAGCAAAAAGCCGATCTGGCCGCTGTACCGCGTCATCCTCAAACGCCCGGTCACCAACGACCAAGCGGTGCTCCTGCGCCGCGTCCTCCTATCCGTCGCACCGGCACGTTGTCGCCTGGTCTCGCTCGACTATCAGTCCGTAGCGATCCGCTACAACGCAGTCGCCCGTTACGACGGCCAATACAACCACGGAAGCAGCTAA
- a CDS encoding baseplate J/gp47 family protein — translation MRELPKPEFIKIDPAVLEAELIARYEQKSGKTLYPAQIERLYIDQIAYAVSRLQMSIQHAGEQLLVRFARGPILDYLGELVATPRLLAKAARCTLRFNLPAKPPQPVLIPTGTRVSTQDAKLTFITDRDVTIPSDQTHVTVTATCLTVGEQGNGWTIGQINVLGNSPVAALTVSNTTTTADGAAHENDEHYRERIILAPEAFSNAGSRAAYRYHTLAVHQSIIDVAVHGPDEGQPDGHVALYALTLDGLPTDSLLQDITRQISGEKLRPLCDTVNALAPVEVSFQIKANLTFYAAVDRGATMAAAQAAADAYAQECSATLGHDLVPEQLTAALQVPGVYRADLTVPQKIRELSGNEWAHCTSIELTDAGVAHG, via the coding sequence ATGCGCGAACTCCCTAAACCCGAATTCATCAAAATCGACCCCGCCGTACTAGAAGCAGAACTCATCGCCCGATACGAACAAAAATCCGGCAAAACCCTATACCCGGCCCAGATCGAACGCCTGTACATCGACCAGATCGCCTACGCCGTCTCCCGGTTGCAGATGAGCATCCAGCACGCCGGCGAACAACTCCTGGTGCGCTTCGCCCGCGGTCCCATCCTCGACTACCTCGGCGAGTTGGTCGCCACACCGCGCCTGCTGGCAAAAGCCGCCCGGTGCACATTGCGCTTCAACCTGCCGGCAAAACCACCCCAGCCGGTGTTGATTCCGACCGGCACACGGGTCAGTACCCAAGATGCCAAACTGACCTTCATCACCGATCGCGATGTGACCATCCCCTCTGACCAAACACACGTGACCGTCACGGCAACATGCCTGACCGTCGGCGAGCAAGGCAATGGCTGGACCATCGGCCAGATCAACGTGCTGGGCAACTCGCCAGTCGCCGCGTTGACGGTCAGCAACACCACAACAACCGCTGACGGTGCCGCACACGAAAATGACGAGCACTACCGCGAACGAATCATCTTGGCCCCGGAAGCCTTCAGCAATGCTGGCAGCCGCGCGGCGTACCGCTACCACACACTGGCTGTACATCAATCCATCATCGACGTCGCCGTTCACGGCCCAGACGAAGGTCAACCGGACGGTCATGTCGCGCTGTATGCGCTGACCCTCGACGGTCTGCCAACAGACTCACTGCTTCAAGACATCACGCGCCAGATCAGCGGCGAAAAGCTGCGTCCTCTGTGCGACACCGTCAATGCACTGGCCCCTGTCGAAGTCAGCTTCCAAATCAAAGCAAACCTGACGTTCTACGCAGCCGTCGACCGCGGCGCAACAATGGCTGCGGCCCAAGCGGCTGCCGACGCTTACGCGCAAGAATGCAGCGCCACACTCGGTCACGATCTGGTCCCAGAGCAACTGACCGCCGCGCTGCAAGTCCCCGGCGTTTACCGTGCAGACCTGACAGTGCCGCAGAAAATTCGCGAGTTAAGCGGCAACGAATGGGCCCACTGCACCTCAATCGAATTGACCGATGCCGGGGTGGCCCATGGCTGA
- a CDS encoding DUF2971 domain-containing protein, with translation MQSDATQAKPEEKSHKTLYKYRAASDRTEDIITKKSIWLAKPETLNDPLECQIKPITPQKLREHAREVKSAQASGFIMHAFMRKKSGSSLYGRSGKELKYLLNRIKSAKTFDKKYQIICDFHQEVGVAGFSSPDGYFNSLSKLLNEVGIFSLTEDPANTLMWSHYGDSHRGIAIGFDVVDGSDLADVEKCRNVVYSDELSEFSFERGFSASTTFYANDKPKSFISFNDEQVQRAFFSKTNDWAYEKEWRYIRKAAGSYDLPAPICEVIFGAKCPAETRDRYRDIVSVSLGKEVKFREAIFLPGTTAIEVRDC, from the coding sequence ATGCAATCGGATGCAACCCAAGCAAAGCCTGAAGAAAAAAGTCATAAGACACTTTATAAATACAGAGCTGCCAGCGATAGAACCGAAGACATAATAACAAAGAAATCAATCTGGCTAGCAAAGCCAGAAACATTGAATGATCCGCTTGAATGTCAAATCAAGCCTATAACACCTCAAAAACTAAGAGAGCATGCGCGAGAAGTAAAAAGTGCGCAAGCTTCGGGATTCATTATGCATGCCTTTATGAGGAAAAAAAGCGGATCCTCTTTATATGGCCGCAGTGGGAAGGAGCTTAAATATTTACTCAACAGAATAAAATCAGCTAAAACCTTTGATAAAAAATATCAAATAATATGCGACTTTCATCAGGAAGTAGGGGTAGCCGGATTTAGCTCACCTGATGGATACTTCAACTCCCTGTCCAAACTCCTTAATGAAGTTGGCATATTTAGTTTAACTGAAGATCCAGCCAACACATTGATGTGGTCACACTACGGAGATAGTCACCGCGGAATCGCGATTGGTTTCGACGTGGTAGATGGGTCAGATCTGGCTGATGTTGAAAAATGCCGAAACGTAGTCTATTCAGATGAGCTAAGTGAGTTCTCATTTGAAAGGGGGTTTAGCGCATCTACTACGTTTTATGCTAATGACAAACCAAAATCATTTATTTCATTTAATGATGAACAGGTTCAGCGGGCGTTCTTCTCAAAAACTAACGACTGGGCTTATGAAAAAGAGTGGCGATATATAAGGAAGGCAGCAGGCTCTTACGATCTTCCGGCGCCGATATGTGAAGTGATTTTCGGAGCAAAGTGCCCAGCCGAAACCAGAGATAGATACCGTGATATTGTCTCAGTTTCGCTAGGCAAAGAAGTGAAGTTTCGAGAAGCTATTTTTTTACCCGGCACGACCGCAATAGAAGTCAGGGACTGTTGA
- a CDS encoding phage major tail tube protein, producing the protein MAGFSAHRISNANLYLDGASYFGKCEEIDLGTIKTVMSDFQGLGMVGLIELPDGIDKLEGKITWNSLYVEAARKLVTPFKTVQLQCRSNVQVFNNGGLVNEVPLVTTMTITGKEYQLGTHKPRDPTKYETPFSATYVRQMINGEEVVLLDYLANIFRVGGEDQLGRYNRNLGIS; encoded by the coding sequence ATGGCAGGCTTCAGCGCACACCGCATCTCCAACGCCAACCTCTACCTCGATGGCGCCAGCTACTTTGGCAAGTGTGAAGAGATCGACTTGGGCACCATCAAAACCGTCATGAGCGACTTTCAAGGGCTGGGCATGGTCGGGCTGATCGAACTGCCGGATGGCATCGATAAGCTGGAAGGGAAAATCACCTGGAACAGCCTGTATGTCGAAGCCGCCAGAAAGCTGGTGACGCCGTTCAAAACTGTGCAGTTGCAGTGCCGGTCAAACGTGCAGGTGTTCAACAACGGCGGTCTGGTGAACGAGGTGCCATTGGTGACGACCATGACCATCACCGGGAAGGAGTACCAGTTGGGCACGCATAAACCGCGGGATCCGACGAAGTACGAGACGCCGTTTTCGGCGACGTATGTGCGGCAGATGATCAATGGTGAAGAGGTGGTTTTGCTGGATTATTTGGCGAATATTTTTCGGGTGGGGGGTGAGGATCAGTTGGGGAGGTACAACAGGAATCTAGGGATTTCCTGA
- a CDS encoding phage tail sheath subtilisin-like domain-containing protein has protein sequence MPANYLHGIETTEIERGPRPIRVVKSAVIALIGTAPTGPINELTLCLNDTHAIQFGPHTLGHSIPEALQGIYDFGAGTVLVVNVLDPAIHHSTVTGRKQFADNNQLQLEHTALQQLQLMPAEGTDAYLQGTDYTVSMSTGLITRLATGTIPANAPIKVNYTYTDPAKVSAADIIGGINQAGRRTGLKAFQDSYNRLGFFPKLFIAPGFSTLKPVTAELTVAASQVGGVAYIDAPIGATVQQVLAGRGAAGDINFNTSSDRVRLCYPHVRVYDAASNGERLQPLSIRAAGLRAKIDNDHGYWWSSSNQPLLGVIGLERPLTARIDDPHSEVNLLNENGITTVFNAYGTGLRLWGNRTAAWPGVTHMRNFENVRRTKDVVDESIRYSALQFVDQPITTALITSLTESVNLFLRKLIGDGALVGGECWYDPARNPSTELEQGHALFNYKLTVPLPFERGTFETEITGDYLVNLGTV, from the coding sequence ATGCCCGCCAACTACCTGCACGGCATCGAAACCACCGAAATCGAGCGCGGCCCGCGTCCTATCCGCGTCGTCAAATCCGCCGTCATCGCCCTGATCGGCACCGCGCCCACCGGCCCCATCAACGAACTGACCCTGTGCCTCAACGACACCCACGCCATCCAGTTCGGCCCACACACCCTGGGCCACAGCATCCCCGAAGCCCTGCAAGGCATTTATGACTTCGGCGCCGGCACCGTACTCGTCGTCAACGTCCTCGACCCGGCCATCCACCACAGCACCGTCACCGGCCGCAAACAGTTCGCCGACAACAACCAACTGCAACTCGAACACACCGCGCTGCAACAACTGCAACTCATGCCCGCCGAAGGCACCGACGCCTACCTGCAGGGCACCGACTACACCGTCTCAATGTCCACCGGCCTCATCACCCGACTGGCCACCGGCACCATCCCCGCCAACGCCCCCATCAAGGTCAACTACACCTACACCGACCCCGCCAAAGTCAGCGCCGCCGACATCATCGGCGGCATCAACCAAGCCGGCCGACGCACCGGCCTCAAAGCCTTCCAAGACAGCTACAACCGCCTGGGCTTCTTCCCCAAACTCTTCATCGCCCCAGGCTTCAGCACCCTCAAACCCGTCACGGCAGAACTCACCGTCGCCGCCAGCCAAGTCGGCGGCGTCGCCTACATCGATGCGCCCATCGGCGCCACCGTCCAACAAGTACTCGCCGGGCGCGGTGCGGCCGGCGACATCAACTTCAACACCAGCAGCGATCGCGTGCGCCTGTGCTACCCCCACGTGCGCGTCTACGACGCCGCCAGCAACGGCGAACGCCTGCAACCGCTGTCCATCCGCGCCGCCGGCCTGCGCGCCAAAATCGACAACGACCACGGCTACTGGTGGAGCAGCTCCAACCAGCCACTGCTCGGCGTCATCGGCCTCGAACGCCCATTAACCGCACGCATCGACGACCCCCACAGCGAAGTCAACCTGCTCAACGAAAACGGCATCACCACCGTCTTCAACGCCTACGGCACTGGCCTGCGCCTGTGGGGCAATCGCACCGCCGCATGGCCCGGCGTCACCCACATGCGCAACTTCGAAAACGTGCGCCGCACCAAAGACGTCGTCGACGAATCCATCCGCTACAGCGCCCTGCAATTCGTCGACCAGCCCATCACCACCGCGCTCATCACCAGCCTCACCGAAAGCGTCAACCTGTTCCTGCGCAAACTCATTGGCGACGGCGCCCTGGTCGGCGGCGAATGCTGGTACGACCCGGCGCGCAACCCCAGCACCGAACTCGAACAGGGCCACGCACTGTTCAACTACAAACTCACCGTGCCGCTACCGTTCGAACGCGGCACCTTCGAAACCGAAATCACCGGCGACTACCTCGTCAACCTGGGGACCGTATAA
- a CDS encoding phage protein Gp36 family protein — translation MRYCTRADLGNAIPLITLTQLSNDDPAARQPDENVITNSVRQAEELVDGYP, via the coding sequence ATGCGCTACTGCACCCGCGCCGACCTCGGCAACGCCATCCCGCTGATCACGCTCACCCAGCTCTCCAACGATGATCCGGCCGCCCGGCAGCCCGACGAAAACGTCATCACCAACAGCGTCCGCCAGGCCGAAGAACTCGTCGACGGCTACCCATGA
- a CDS encoding major capsid protein has translation MNLQDLFTVANLTAAVNKLPAIPGKVGAMGLFDEKGVTSTSVIIDEREGRLVLVPNTSRNDDPAPVKGNKRKRRTFETLHLPISRPILPSQLQGIAAFGQESATAPIATVINDHLQDLKNSIETTREFQRVGALRGQLLDADGSLLFDLFDEFDVQQKSVTVALGSPGTNVRKACLDAKRHAESKLGGVMVTGFRSFCGPDWFDAFTDHAKVKEAFAHYQEAQDRIGGDLRNGFTFGGIQFIEYDVTVSGQRFIPADVAQVFPVARGVFRLFNAPANYNETVNTLGQPYYSKAEPRKMGKGWDLEAQANPLALCLFPEALVELKAG, from the coding sequence ATGAACCTGCAAGACCTCTTCACCGTCGCCAACCTCACCGCCGCCGTCAACAAACTCCCGGCCATCCCCGGCAAAGTCGGCGCCATGGGCCTGTTCGACGAAAAAGGCGTCACCAGCACCAGCGTCATCATCGACGAGCGCGAAGGCCGCCTCGTCCTCGTGCCCAACACCTCACGCAACGACGACCCGGCCCCCGTCAAAGGCAACAAACGCAAACGCCGCACCTTCGAAACCCTGCACCTGCCCATCAGCCGGCCCATCCTGCCCAGCCAGTTACAAGGCATCGCCGCCTTCGGCCAAGAGAGCGCCACCGCGCCCATCGCCACCGTCATCAACGACCACCTGCAAGACCTCAAAAACAGCATCGAAACCACCCGCGAATTCCAGCGCGTCGGCGCACTGCGCGGCCAACTGCTCGACGCCGACGGCTCGCTGCTCTTCGACCTCTTCGACGAATTCGACGTCCAACAAAAAAGCGTCACCGTCGCCCTCGGCAGCCCCGGCACCAACGTGCGCAAAGCCTGCCTCGACGCCAAGCGCCACGCCGAATCCAAACTCGGCGGCGTCATGGTCACCGGCTTCCGATCCTTCTGCGGGCCCGACTGGTTCGACGCCTTCACCGACCACGCCAAAGTCAAAGAAGCCTTCGCCCACTACCAAGAAGCCCAAGACCGCATCGGTGGCGACCTTCGCAACGGCTTCACCTTCGGCGGCATCCAATTCATCGAATACGACGTCACCGTCAGCGGCCAACGCTTCATCCCCGCCGACGTCGCCCAAGTCTTTCCCGTCGCCCGTGGCGTCTTCCGGCTGTTCAACGCCCCGGCCAACTACAACGAAACCGTCAATACCCTCGGCCAGCCGTACTACAGCAAAGCCGAGCCGCGCAAGATGGGCAAAGGCTGGGACCTCGAAGCCCAAGCCAACCCCTTGGCCCTGTGCTTATTCCCCGAAGCCCTCGTTGAACTCAAGGCCGGCTGA
- a CDS encoding head decoration protein encodes MATFNQPKDLGDLLLVQVSPGWTKDRITLLGGSDYALGQVLANVAGKYQALDPAGTGPAKKTVAVLAEHIDASAGDTPAVVIARGAVLAQPELVWPPGITEPQKAAALDDLNAQGIVARATL; translated from the coding sequence ATGGCCACCTTCAACCAACCCAAAGACCTCGGCGACCTGCTACTCGTACAAGTAAGCCCCGGCTGGACCAAAGACCGCATCACGCTGCTGGGCGGCAGCGACTACGCCCTCGGCCAAGTCCTCGCCAACGTCGCCGGCAAATACCAGGCCCTCGACCCAGCCGGCACCGGCCCCGCCAAAAAAACCGTCGCCGTCCTCGCCGAACACATCGACGCCAGCGCCGGCGACACACCCGCCGTCGTCATCGCCCGCGGCGCCGTCCTCGCGCAGCCCGAACTCGTCTGGCCGCCCGGCATCACCGAGCCACAAAAAGCCGCCGCCCTCGACGACCTCAACGCCCAAGGCATCGTCGCCCGCGCCACCCTCTAA
- a CDS encoding peptidase: MGFGTPQQIDPSFAEQLAAGRYKKISASFYHPTAPNNPVPGVYYLRHVGFLGAQPPAVKGLRPIELAEAEPGVIHFSESAPAAPPAQPSPQTPTAKVPDTDTLQAENQRLKTELAQRDQTARAAAQQAINTTNVAYAEQLVAAGMKPLHAPVVIAALNAAQSGATPLQFGEGEQRQPLAEGLKTLFKDLTGAISFTEVATQHRANNSPSPTTNPLLADAEARTKRQG; the protein is encoded by the coding sequence TTGGGTTTTGGCACCCCCCAACAAATCGACCCCAGCTTTGCCGAACAACTCGCCGCCGGCCGCTACAAAAAAATCTCCGCCTCCTTCTACCACCCAACCGCGCCCAACAACCCCGTGCCCGGCGTCTACTACCTGCGCCACGTCGGCTTCCTCGGCGCCCAGCCGCCGGCCGTCAAAGGCCTGCGCCCCATAGAACTGGCCGAAGCCGAACCCGGCGTCATCCACTTCAGCGAAAGCGCCCCCGCAGCGCCGCCAGCACAACCCAGCCCCCAAACGCCCACAGCCAAGGTGCCCGACACCGACACCCTCCAGGCCGAAAACCAGCGCCTCAAAACCGAACTCGCCCAACGCGACCAAACCGCCCGCGCCGCCGCCCAACAAGCCATCAACACCACCAACGTCGCCTACGCCGAACAACTCGTCGCCGCCGGCATGAAGCCCCTGCACGCACCCGTCGTCATCGCCGCCCTCAACGCCGCCCAGTCCGGTGCAACACCGTTGCAGTTCGGTGAAGGCGAGCAGCGCCAACCGTTAGCCGAAGGCCTCAAAACCCTCTTCAAAGACCTCACTGGCGCCATCAGCTTCACCGAAGTCGCCACCCAACACCGCGCCAACAACAGCCCCAGCCCAACCACCAATCCCTTACTCGCCGACGCAGAAGCGCGCACGAAAAGGCAGGGCTAA
- a CDS encoding reverse transcriptase family protein, whose translation MKPKRVKKAKQEKKSYEISQSALYKTTSRSKLAAILSLSIHDLLCSIGDYKRFEMTPKPDPFKIGKPPKSRWVQKPKGKLIAIHERILKLLRCVKVPEYMQSALKGTSYKRNAEQHLSGCMVATLDISNFFRSTKKSQVFNFFRDRLECPGDIANLYAELVTCDDCIPTGSPLSPLLSFYSNKPLFDELSVLAKNSNLKFTCYVDDLTFSGARITHGFLWEVEKIVKKYGHLTAAKKTRLFGAEVPKHITGTVVSEGALRVPNARFRKMRLIKLALEGKRDSFGLTKTQLEYKLGGLLGEAAYLDNDFKSLANTYNRSIRDINSASLGDGEYRPSLKATDLIDDKFIPPWETEQSPSKS comes from the coding sequence ATGAAGCCAAAGCGAGTAAAAAAGGCTAAGCAAGAGAAAAAGTCCTACGAGATATCACAAAGCGCGTTGTACAAAACCACTTCACGATCGAAGTTAGCAGCTATTCTCTCTCTCAGCATCCATGACCTTCTATGCAGCATAGGAGATTACAAACGCTTTGAGATGACTCCCAAACCTGACCCTTTCAAAATTGGCAAGCCACCTAAATCCCGATGGGTGCAAAAGCCTAAAGGAAAACTAATAGCCATTCACGAGCGTATTCTGAAGTTACTGCGCTGTGTCAAAGTGCCTGAATACATGCAATCAGCTTTAAAGGGAACATCATACAAGAGGAATGCCGAACAACATTTGAGCGGCTGCATGGTGGCGACGCTCGATATTAGCAATTTTTTTCGTTCCACTAAAAAGTCTCAGGTATTTAACTTCTTCAGGGATCGGCTTGAGTGCCCAGGTGATATCGCCAATCTTTATGCTGAACTCGTTACTTGTGATGACTGCATCCCGACGGGGAGCCCCTTAAGCCCTCTACTGTCGTTTTATTCTAACAAGCCATTATTTGACGAGCTGAGTGTCTTGGCGAAAAACTCAAACCTAAAATTTACTTGCTATGTTGACGACCTGACATTTTCGGGCGCTCGCATAACCCACGGGTTCCTATGGGAAGTCGAAAAAATAGTGAAAAAATATGGACATTTGACCGCGGCCAAGAAAACACGTCTTTTCGGCGCAGAGGTTCCCAAGCATATTACTGGCACCGTGGTTTCTGAAGGGGCATTGAGGGTCCCCAATGCTAGGTTTAGAAAAATGAGATTAATTAAACTGGCCCTCGAAGGAAAGCGCGATAGCTTTGGCCTTACCAAAACTCAGCTGGAGTACAAACTGGGTGGATTACTAGGTGAAGCAGCGTACCTTGATAACGATTTCAAATCGTTGGCTAATACGTACAATAGGAGCATTAGAGATATTAATTCGGCGTCACTTGGAGACGGTGAGTATCGACCGTCTCTGAAGGCCACAGACTTGATTGACGATAAATTCATCCCTCCATGGGAAACGGAACAAAGCCCCAGTAAATCTTAG
- a CDS encoding helix-turn-helix transcriptional regulator, giving the protein MLNQALRLIRTYHDLSQTELSKELGISNSHLSELESGKKQPTIELLGKYSNRFDIPLSSILFFSENLDAPKPSNRLRLGVAKKVIHLLEWIENKNEAKASKKG; this is encoded by the coding sequence ATGCTGAACCAGGCATTACGCTTGATTCGAACCTACCACGATCTGTCGCAAACAGAGCTGAGTAAGGAGCTGGGAATCTCAAATTCCCACCTTTCCGAGCTAGAGTCAGGCAAAAAGCAACCGACTATCGAATTGCTAGGAAAGTACAGCAATCGTTTCGATATTCCGTTGTCATCAATACTGTTCTTTTCTGAGAATCTTGACGCGCCTAAGCCTTCGAACAGATTGCGCCTGGGAGTAGCAAAAAAAGTAATTCATCTTCTCGAATGGATTGAAAATAAAAATGAAGCCAAAGCGAGTAAAAAAGGCTAA
- a CDS encoding phage virion morphogenesis protein: MLTIEINQQSLQQTLSEIESAVGDLNPLMQTIATELASQTEENFEHEGRPRWPELSDVTTENRAKHGHWPGQILQVSAAGLAASITTHTKASSAMVGSNKPYAAMMQFGGDQADFPQLWGDIPARPYLPMDSEGHLQPQAESAVLLLALSYLESAALG, from the coding sequence ATGCTCACCATCGAAATAAACCAACAAAGTCTGCAACAAACCCTCAGCGAAATAGAATCGGCCGTCGGCGACCTCAACCCCCTGATGCAAACCATCGCCACTGAACTCGCCAGCCAGACCGAAGAAAACTTCGAACACGAAGGCCGCCCCCGATGGCCAGAACTCTCCGACGTCACCACCGAAAACCGAGCCAAACACGGCCACTGGCCGGGCCAGATCCTGCAGGTCAGCGCCGCAGGCCTTGCAGCCTCAATTACCACCCACACAAAGGCCAGCTCGGCCATGGTCGGTAGTAACAAACCGTATGCGGCGATGATGCAGTTTGGAGGAGACCAGGCAGACTTTCCGCAGCTGTGGGGTGACATACCGGCGAGGCCATATTTACCGATGGACAGCGAAGGCCACCTGCAACCGCAAGCCGAAAGTGCTGTTTTATTGCTGGCTCTCAGTTATTTAGAAAGCGCAGCGCTCGGCTGA